GTGTGACCTTGGTTGCGTAGGGTGTCCACGCACGGGGGTGCGCGCGGTATGCCGGGTCACCCCCGCCGCCGTTCGTCCCAGTCCCGCGAAGATCCTGGGCGGCGACTCGCGGTGCGGCATCCGCGCCGCGTCCTGATTCGAGTGATCACGAGGTGGGTGCTCCATGTTCGAGGAGAGAGCGCGACGGCGGCCGAGGGCCGCTAGGGCGTGTTCGGCGAGCACTGACCCTGCTGCGCGCCGCCCCGGTGGCACTTTCGCCGCGCATCTCTCAGTCGACGGCCAAACCGGGGCGGGCCCCCGCTGTGCGACACCGCGGAGCTTGCCTGGCAGGGCACAGCAGGGGCACTCCTTCGTCGGCCTCGCGCCGGCACCACCCGCCCGCCCGTCGCCCGCCACCCCCCGCAACGGACGCCTCCGGCGCGCTCTTCTGTTCCGCTCGCGGACGGGCAGCACCCACCGAACACGCCCTCGGGTCGCGACACCCCTGCTGGGAGGCTGGTGATGGGCACCAGGGCACGCCGTTTGTGGCTGTTCGGGTTGGGCGCGCTCTTCCTGCTCTACCTCCTGGGGACCCTGATCCCGGCAGGGGAGTCCACGCTGGCCGCCTCGCTGGGGCAGTGGCCCACCGCGGTGGCCGCCGGGGTGGCGGGCACGTCCCTGCTCCTCGCCTCGCGACGCTGGGCCCGGACCGGTGCGGACCGGGCCGCCCACGTGGACGGGGCCGACGGCCCCGCGGCCCTGCGCTTCCTCGGACTGGCCTCGCTGGCCTGGTGCCTGGGTGGTCTCACTCACGCCGTCACCCGGACGTTCAGCGGAGCCTCGGTTCTCTCGCTCACCCTGGGTGACCTCTTCGCGCTGGCCGCGCTGCCACTCTTCGTGATCGGCTTCACCAGGTTCGCACCCTGGCCGGGCGGGCTTCGCACCGCCGTACGGCACATCACCGACAGCTACGTGTGCGCTGCCGCGGTCTTCGCGGTCGTGTGGATCCTGCTGTTCTCCCCGCTCTATGAGGAACTGGGCGAGGGGGCCGGGTTCCTCGGCTTCGCGCTGGTCTACCCGGTCGCCGACATCGTGGTGCTGTGCCTGCTCATCCCACTGGTGTTCATGTCGCCGCACAGCACCAGGCGCGCGGTGCTGGTGGCGATCGGCGCGCTCATCGTCATCGCCGCCTCGGACATGGTCGGCGCGGTGACCCGCCTGACCGGGCCGCCAGTGGCGGGCGGGATCGAGCAGCCCGTGCGCTTTTTGGGCTTCGCTCTGCTCGGAGCGCTGCCGTGGCTGCTGGAGCACCGGCCGGGCGCCGCCCCGCGCCGGATCACCGGCCGCGGCCTGTACCGCTTCGCCCCGGAGATCGCGGCGGTGGCCTCGGTCTTCGTGGCCACGGTCGTGCTCACCGCGGCGGCGCTGCGCCTGCCCGGCGTCGCCCCGGTACTGCCGCTTGCGGCGGGCACCGCGGTACTGGTCCTGCTGCTGCGCGTGGTGGGGATGCTGGAGGAGACCTCCACGCTCGCCCGCATGGTGCGCAACCGCGAGGGACACTTCAACGAGCTGGCCCGCAACAGCGGCGACGTCATCCTGGTGCTGGACCGCGACGGCGGTGTCTTCTACATGAGCCCGGGCACGGCCGAGGCCTTCGGATACCGACTGGACGACGTCCTGGCCGCCCCGGTCAGCACGCTCATCCACCCCGAGGACCTGAGCCGCACCAAGGCCGTCACGGACCTGTTCACCGAACGCTCCAGCCAGGGCGTGCACCTGCGGCTGCGGGTGCGCGCCGCGGACGGCACCTGGCGGCACACCTCCTCGACCGTCTCCCTGTACGAGCAGCCGGGCGAGCCCGACCGCCTGCTGGTCACGACCAGCGACATCAGTGCCCAGGTCGCGCTCCAGGACGAGGTCGAGCACCTGACCTTCCACGACGGGGTCACCGGCCTGCCCAACCGCGCCTACCTGGAGGAGCGGGCCAGCGACGTGCTCGCGCACCGGGCGATCAGCGACGAACCCTCGGGGGACGTGGCGGTGATCTTCCTGGACCTGGACGGGTTCACCGCGGTCAACGACTCCGCCGGGCACGTGCGCGGCGACCACATGCTGGGACAGGCCGCCCGGCGCCTGCGCGGCGAGCTGGGCGCCAACGCCACCCTGGCGCGTTGGGGCGGGGACGAGTTCGCGGTGCTGGTGGAGAACGTGCCCAAGGCGCAGCGCGTGGTGGACCTGGCCGAACGGCTGGGCCGGGTGATCGCCTCCGAACCCTTCCAGGTGGCTGACCGGGACATCGTGCTGACCGCGAGCATCGGTGTGGCCTTCGCGGACGCGGCGACGGACAGCGGTGAGCTGCTGCGCAACGCCGACGTGGCGATGACCAGGGCCAAGGAGCGCGGTGCCGGGCACGTGGAGGTCTACGCCGCCCACATGCACGACATGGTCGTGTCCCGCCTGGAACTCCAGATCCGGCTGCGCGAGGCGCTGGCGGGCGGTGAGTTCTACCTGGAGTACCAGCCGGTGGTGGACCTGGGTACCTCCCAGGTGACCGCGGTGGAGGCGCTGGTGCGCTGGGACCGCGACGGCGAGGAGGTGGGCCCGGGCGCCTTCCTGGGCGCCGCCGAGGAGTCGGGCCTGATCGTGCCGCTGGGGGAGTGGATCCTCCGCGAGGCCTGCGAGAAGGTCGCCGTGTGGCGGCTCTCGGACTGGGACATCGGCCTCTCGGTGAACCTGTCGGTGAAGCAGGTGCTGTCCCCGAGGTTCGTGCGCACGGTCGAGGGCGTCCTGGCCGAGACCGGCCTGCCCGCCGAGGTCCTCACCCTCGAGGTGGACGAGGAGGTCCTGCTCGACGACCAGGGCGACGCTGTGGCGCGCCTGGGCGAGCTGCGCGAGCTGGGCGTGCGCCTGGCCATCGACGACTACGGCATGGGTTACGCGTCCCTGGCGCACCTGCGCGAGCTGAGCGTGGACGCCATCAAGATCGACCCGTCGTTCATCGCGGACCTGGGCCGCGACGACACGGTCACGCTGCTCACGCACACCATCATCCAGCTCGGCCGCGACCTGGGCGTCCAGGTGGTGGCCGAGGGCATCGAACGCCCTGAGCAGCTGGAACAGCTGCGCGTGATGGGCTGCGACCACGGCCAGGGCTTCCTGGTCGCCCGCCCCATGCCCGCCAGCGGCGTGGAGTCGTTGGTGGGCGGCGAGGCCGGAGCCAACCTGTAAGGACCGGGCGGGGGAACTCCTCCCGAGCGGGGGGCGTTGGGGTGCGGAGGGCACCTGGTGATGGGAGGACTCCGGTGGATCAGGCGAGAGTGGTCGTTGTCGGTGCGGGCCTGGCGGGACTGTCCGCGGCCGAGGAGTTGCGCGCGCGGGGCGCGGGCCCGGTCGTGGTGCTGGAGGGGGCCCGCAGCCCCGGCGGTCGCGCGGACGCCATGCCCAGGGCGGAGCTGGAGGGCCTCTCACCGGCCCCCATGTTCATCCGGGCGGACGAGCGCGAACTCCTGGAACTGGCGGGGAAGCTGGATGTTCCCGTCGAGAGGCTGGCTCACCGGCAGGATCTGGAGGACCTGAGGGTCGGTGAGGACGGCGAGGTCTCGGCCAGCCGGGACAACCTGCCCCTGTCACTCCCCTGGTGGAGCCGGTTCGGCGGCGAATGGCTGCTGGACAGGTTCGGCCGGCTCGGAGAGGGCGTCGATTTCGGGAGTCCGTGGCTCTCAGCGAAGGCCGGGCACCTCGACGCGCAGACGGCCTACTCCTGGCTCCGGGAGTACGCCCCGGACTCCGAGGTGCTCGACCTGTTGGAAGAGCACCTCACGCTGGAGGCCGGCCTGCCCACGGGGCGGGTGAGCCTGCTCTGGCTGATCGCGCACGTGGGCCGTGATCCGGCCGCCGATGAGGAAGGACTCGGCCTGGACGCCCGTCTCCTGGTGCGCCGGCTGGCGGCGCTGGCGGACGTGCGCGTCGGGCACCACGTCGACCTGGTCGAGCAGGACGAGTCGGGGGTGCGGGTCCACGGGGACTGGGGTACGTGCGCGGCCGAACGGGTCGTGCTGGCGCTCTCACCCGCCGATGCGGACCGGGTGGAGTTCGTCCCCCGGCTGTCGGAACGGCGGCGGAGCATGCAGAGGCAGTGGCCGAGGGCGGGCGTGGTCCAGACGGAGCTGGTCTACTGGCGGCCGTTCTGGCGCAACTTCGGGCGGTCCGGACAGGTCTTCTTCGATGACGGGATCCCCGCGTGGAGCATCGACCACAGCCCTTCGGACTCCTCTCACGGCCGCCTCCTGACACACACCTACACCTTCGGTGAGTACGCGCCCCTCGGCGCTGACCAGGTTTCGGTGGAGGACCGGGCACGGCACCGAGGGCTGCTGCTGGAGAACGTGGCCCGCGCCCTGGGGCCGCTGGGGGCCAAGCCGCTGGCGGTGGCGCAGTCGGTCTCCGACGACGGGGCCTACAGCGGCTTCTACCGGTCTCCGATGCCGCCGGGGTTCCTGACCGAGTACGGCCCGGTGCTGCGGAGCCCGGTCGGCCGGATCCACTGGGCCGGTACGGAGACCGCGGGCTTCCCCGAGAACGGTGATCTCAGCGGGGCCCTGGCCAGCGGCCGCAGGGCGGCCGCCGAGGTGGCCGCCGAACTCGGCTCCTGAACCGTAGCCAATGTGGGCATAGCGGCTTTCACCTGCGAAGACACGGAGAAACTCGCTACTTTTCCGGCATGCCCTCTCATCAGCACGAGTTCCCCCTCGACCTGATTCGTAACGATCCCGGGTCGGTGGTCGAACTCCTCAAGGAGATCACCGGCAAGTCCTTGCCGGAGTACACCCGTGTCCGATGCGACTCGGCCGAAGCCACGAGCACAGCATTGACCCAACTGACCTCGGATTCGGTGGTGGTCTGTGAACGGCCGCCCTACCCACACGAGAAGACGGACGGCCCGGTTTCGGTTCTGGGGATCATTGTCGAGCCCCAGAACAAGCCGGACCCCCGCAAGTACTACCGATGGCCCGCGTACGTGGCCAACACCCGGTTGCGGCTGGAATGCCCGGTGGTACTCCTGGTGCTCGCACCCACGTCGAAGTTGGCCGGCCGGTTCTCCGAGCCGATCGACCTGGGGTGTGGTGAGGTCCGCCCCCTGGTTCTCGGGCTGGACACCCTCACCCCGGTCACTGACCCGGAGGTGGCGGTAGCCCGACCGGTGTTGACCGTCCTGGCCATGGCCAACAATCCGACCGAGGACGGGGCCGCGCTGAACGCCCTGCTCGAAGCCCTGAAGAGCCTCGATGCCTCGTCCACCCCGCTGTATTCTGACTATGTGCTCGCGGCCCTGGAGGCCACGGCTCCTGGAGCATTGGAGAAGTTCATGATCCTGAAGGACTACGAGTACAAGAGCGAAACGATGAGGCGTCCCTACCGTGAGGGCAGGGAGGAGGGCAGGGAGGAGGGCCGGACCGAGGGTCGGACCGAGGCCATCCTGGGAGTCCTCGAGGAGCGTGGGATCCCTGTCTCGGAGGGTGTCCGCGAACGGATTGGGGCGACCACCGATCTGGATCTGCTGGACACCTGGGTGCGGCGGGCCGTGAGGGTGAAGAAGGCGGAGGACCTTTTCGAGGCCTAGGTCTGGGCCCGGGGCGGGACGGGGTGTTAAGCCGGGCTTACGATCGAAGCGTCGGACCCCTGCTACGTGTTCTGCGTTACACGTGGCGGGGGTCTTTTTGTCGTTTTCGCAGGCCAGAGTGGATGTCCTTCGGGTCGTCTGGTCGCATGTTGAAATTTTTGTCTCGCATGGTGAGACATTATTAAGTTCTGGTTGACGGGCGAGCACTCCGTCGGCCAATGTTGTGAACGTGCAGAACAACTCCCTGATTCTCGTACTTGGTCGGCGCGCAGCCCACTGAGTTTTCTCTGCTGCGCGCCACCCCTCAACCGCCACCGGGCGGTGGGGGTTTTTTTATTGCCGAACCAGGGCCGAGAACCGGAAAACCACCATCCCCAGAGCCGCTGTACCGCTCTGGACCCTCGCTGAAGGATCTTGAGATGACCGAGCAGATGACCGGCGCCCAATCGCTGATCAGGTCGCTGGAGCACGTCGGCGTTGACACTGTCTTCGGGATTCCCGGCGGCGCCATCCTCCCCGCGTACGACCCCCTCTACGACTCGGCCAAGGTGCGCCACATCCTCATGCGTCACGAGCAGGGGGCCGGGCACGCCGCGGAGGGCTACGCCTACGCCACCGGCCGTCCCGGGGTGTGCATGGCCACCAGCGGCCCCGGGGCCACCAACCTCGTGACGCCGCTGGCCGACGCCCACATGGACTCGGTTCCGATGGTCGCCATCACCGGGCAGGTCGCCTCCCCGATGATCGGCACCGACGCCTTCCAGGAAGCCGACATCTGCGGCATCACGATGCCGATCACCAAGCACAACTTCCTGGTCAAGGACGTCCGCGACATCCCCCGGACCATCGCCGAGGCCTTCCACATCGCCTCCAGCGGCCGCCCCGGCCCGGTGCTTGTCGACATCTCCAAGGACGCCCTCCAGAACAACGCCGACTTCGTCTGGCCCGAGCGCCTGGACCTGCCCGGCTACCGCCCGGTCACCAAGCCGCACGGCAAGCAGGTCCGCGAGGCCGCCCGGATGATCGCCGACGCCAAGCGCCCGGTCCTCTACGTCGGTGGCGGCGTCCTGCGCGCCGGTGCCGCGGCCGAGCTGCGCGTCCTGGCCGAACTCACCGGCGTCCCGGTCGTCACCACCCTGATGGCCCGCGGCGTCTTCCCCGACAGCCACCCGCTGTACGTGGGCATGCCCGGCATGCACGGCGACGTCGCCGCGGTCGGCTCCCTCCAGCAGGCCGACCTGATCGTCGCCCTGGGCGCCCGCTTCGACGACCGCGTCACCGGCCGGCTGGACAGCTTCGCCCCCGACGCCAAGATCGTGCACGCCGACATCGACCCGGCCGAGATCTCCAAGAACCGCCACGCGGACGTGCCCATCGTCGGCGACTGCCGCGAGGTCCTCGCCGACCTGGTCGTGGCCGTGCGCGCCGACCAGGAGAAGGGCCGCCAGGGCGACTACGGGGCCTGGTGGGACAAGCTCAACAAGCTGCGCACCACCTACCCCAAGGGCTTCGACGCCCCCGACGACGGCACCCTGTCACCGCAGGCGGTCATCCAGCGCCTGGGCCAGGTCGTCGGCCCCGAGGCCACCTACGTCGCTGGCGTGGGCCAGCACCAGATGTGGGCCGCGCAGTTCATCGACTACGAGCGTCCCGGCGCCTTCGTCAACTCGGGCGGCCTGGGCACCATGGGCTTCTCCGTCCCCGCCGCCCTGGGCGCGAAGGTCGGCGACCCCGACCGCGTGGTCTGGTCCGTGGACGGCGACGGCTGCTTCCAGATGACCAACCAGGAGCTGGCCACCTGCGCGATCGAGGGCATCCCGATCAAGGTCGCGGTGGTCAACAACGGCAACCTGGGCATGGTCCGCCAGTGGCAGACCCTGTTCTACGAGGGCCGTTACTCCAACACCGACCTGCAGACCTCGCCGCTGGACGAGAAGGTCCGCATCCCGGACTTCGTCCGCCTCTCCGAGGCCTACGGCTGCGTCGGCCTGCGGTGCGAGCGCCCCGAGGACATCGACGCCACCATCGAGAAGGCGATGTCGATCAACGACCGCCCGGTGGTCGTCGACTTCACCGTGAACCACGACGCCATGGTCTGGCCCATGGTCGGCCCCGGCGTCAGCAACGACAACATCCAGTACGCGCGCGACATGGCGCCGAACTGGGAACACCAGGACTAGGAGTAGGGCCGAACCACCATGAGCCGTCACACGCTTTCCGTTCTGGTCGAGGACACCCCGGGCATCCTGGCCCGGGCCTCCGCCCTTTTCTCCCGTCGTGGATTCAACATCGACTCACTCAGCGTCAGCACGACTGAGTACACCGGACTGTCCCGGATGACGATCGTGGTCAACTGCGACCTCCACCCCTTGGAGCAGGTGACCAAACAGCTCAACAAGCTGATCAACGTCGTCAAGATCGTGGAGATGGACACCACCGCGTCGGTGCAGCGCGAGCTGCTCCTGGTCAAGGTCAAGGCCGACGCGTCGAGCCGCACCCATGTGCTTCAGACGGCCGAGCTCTTCCGCGCGCACGTCGTGGACGTCAGCCCGGACGTCGTCGTCATCGAGGCCACCGGCGACCCCGAGAAGCTCGATGCCCTGGTCAAGAACCTGGAACCCTTCGGGATCCGGGAACTGGTGAAGTCAGGGCTGGTCGCCCTGGGTCGGGGACCCCGTTCGATCACCGACCGCTCCCTGCGGGCGGTCGACCGCAGCGTCAGCGCCTAGACGTCACTGCCTGAGGCGCTGAGGCCCGAGGTGCCGCCGAAAAACGGCACCGAGGCGAACCCGAACTGAGAGGCTGTCCGGACACGGCCGGACGGCCTCACCCCCCGCCCCCAAAGAACGTAAGAAACAAGGAGTAACCCCAAGTGGCAGCACAGATGTACTACGACGACGCCGCCGACCTCGCGCTCATCCAGAGCAAGAAGGTCGCCGTGATCGGTTACGGCAGCCAGGGCCACGCGCACGCGCTGTCGCTGCGGGACTCGGGTGTGGACGTGCGGATCGGTCTGGCCGAGGGTTCCAAGAGCCGCGCCAAGGCCGAGGACGAGGGCCTGCGCGTCCTCACCCCCGCCGAGGCCACCCGCGAGGCCGACGTGGTCATGATCCTGGTCCCCGACCACATCCACCGCGACCTGTACGCCCAGGAGATCGCGCCCAACCTGGAGGCCGGCAACGCCCTCTTCTTCGGGCACGGCTTCAGCATCCGCTACGGCTTCATCAAGGCCCCCGAGGGCGTCGACGTCGCCATGGTCGCTCCCAAGGGCCCGGGCCACCTGGTCCGCCGCCAGTACGAGGCCGGGCGCGGCGTGCCCTGCCTGGTCGCGGTCGAGAAGGACGCCAGCGGGCAGGCCTGGGACCTGGCCCTGTCGTGGGCCAAGGGCATCGGCGGCACCAAGGCCGGCGTCATCAAGACCACCTTCACCGAGGAGACCGAGACCGACCTCTTCGGCGAGCAGGCCGTCCTGTGCGGTGGCACCGAGGAGCTGGTCAAGGCCGGTTTCGCCACCCTGGTCGAGGCCGGCTACCAGCCGGAGATCGCCTACTTCGAGTGCCTGCACGAGCTCAAGCTGATCGTCGACCTCATGTACGAGGGCGGCATCTCCAAGATGAACTGGTCCGTCTCGGACAACGCCGAGTACGGCGGTTACACCCGCGGCCCGCGCCTGATCACCGAGCAGACCCGCGAGGAGATGCGCAAGATCCTCGGCGAGATCCAGGACGGCTCCTACGCCAAGGAGCTCATGGACGAGTTCGACAATGGGCAGCCGACCTTCACCAAGCGCCGCGAGGCCGAGCAGGGCGAGCAGATCGAGAAGGTGGGCGCCGAACTGCGTCCGCTGATGAGCTGGCTGAAGGCCTAGCCTCAGTTCTCGTTCTCTGAATTTCACCACCGGGGCGGGGCGTGTGCTCCGCCCCGGTGGCGTGTGAGGGGGAGGGTGACTCTTCTTTCGTCGGCGGTGTACCCATCCGCCCGACGGGCTTCCCTACCCCGCTAGTAGACTTTGGACCGGCCGTCACACCCGATCCGGGCAGCGCCTCCACCTGCGCGGTCGGGTCGCACCACCCGAAAAGGAACCGTTGTGACCAAACCCGTCGTACTCGTCGCGGAAAAGCTCTCGCCCGCCGGAATCGCGCTCCTCGAAGAGGACTTCGAAGTGCGCCATGTGGACGGTGCAGACCGGTCCCAGCTGCTTCCGGCCCTGGCGGACGTCGACGCCCTGATCGTGCGCAGCGCCACCCAGTTCGACGCCGAGGCCGTCGCCGCGGCCAACCGCCTCCAGGTCGTCGCCCGCGCCGGTGTGGGCCTGGACAACGTGGACGTGGACGCCGCCACCAAGGCCGGTGTCCTGGTGGTCAACGCCCCGACCTCCAACATCATCAGCGCCGCCGAGCAGGCCATCAACCTCCTCCTGGCCAGCGCGCGCAACACCGCCCCCGCGCACAACGCCCTCATCAACGGTGAGTGGAAGCGGTCCAAGTACACGGGTGTGGAGCTCTACGAGAAGGTCGTCGGCGTGGTCGGCCTCGGCCGGATCGGCGCCCTGGTCGCCCAGCGCCTGCTGGCCTTCGGTACCAAGGTCATCGCCTACGACCCCTTCGTGCAGCCCGCGCGCGCCGCCCAGATCGGCGTGGAGATGACCACCCTGGACGACCTGCTCGAGCGCAGCGACTTCATCACCATCCACCTGCCCAAGAACAAGGACACGGTGGGCCTGATCGGCGACGAGGCGCTGAGCAAGGTCAAGCCCTCGGTGCGCGTCATCAACGCCGCGCGCGGCGGCATCCTCGACGAGGACGCCCTCTACCGGGCGCTCAAGGACGGCCGGGTCGCCGGTGCGGGCATCGACGTGTTCGCCAAGGAGCCCACCACGGACAGCCCGCTGTTCGAGTTCGAGAACGTCGTCGTGGCCCCGCACCTGGGTGCGAGCACCGCGGAGGCGCAGGAGAAGGCGGGCACGCAGGTGGCCCGCTCGGTGAAGCTGGCCCTGTCGGGCGAGTTCGTTCCGGACGCGGTGAACGTGCAGGGCACCGGGGTCGCGGAGGAGATCAAGCCGGGTCTGCCGCTCACCGAGAAGCTCGGCCGCGTGTTCACCTCGCTGGCCGGGGCGCTCGCCGCCCGGATCGATGTCGAGGTGCGCGGCGAGATCGCCCAGCACGACGTCAAGGTCCTGGAGCTGGCGGCCCTCAAGGGTGTGTTCACCGACGTGGTCGAGGACACCGTGACCTTCGTGAACGCGCCGCTGCTCGCCAAGGAGCGCGGGGTCGAGGTCAACCTGGTCACCAGCGACGACAGCACCGACTGGCGCAACCTCATCTCGGTGCGCGGTGTGCTGGCCGACGGCACCCGCGTGTCGGTCTCGGGCACGCTGACCGGGCCCCGCCAGTTCGAGAAGCTGGTGGAGATCAACAACTACTCGATGGAGATCGGCCTCGACGAGCACATGGTGTTCCTCTCCTACGAGGACCGCCCGGGCATCGTCGGCAAGGTCGGCGCGCTTCTCGGCGACGCCCAGGTCAACATCGCCGGTATGCAGGTCATCCGGGACCAGGAGGGCGGCAAGGCGCTGATCGCCCTGACCGTGGACTCCGCGGTTCCGGACGAGATCCTGGCCTCGATCTCGGCGGAGATCGAGTCGGACATCGCCCGTCAGATCGACCTGGAGGACTAGTTCCCCGGAGCTGTTCGAAGTAGGGCCGTTCCTCCCGAATCCTCCTAGGGGATTTCCGGGTGGGGCGGCCCTTCTGCTGTGTCATGAGGGCCCCAAAATATGTTCCTATGAGAATTCTTGTCCCATAGCTACCGCGATTCTTGGAATGTGATTCAGGAGTTGGTAAACATCGCGAGACACGCGGTGTACTGGTCCTTCGCTTGCGCAGGGTCAGTGGAACTGTGTCCGCAAGCCGATCGCGGGCACGCATTTCGTGCGGGTCGGCTTTCGGAGGCGATCATTATTTCCGCGTGAATGGGGTTGGAATTGCGATTTCTGCGTCGGCGTCTGGTGCTCTTGTTCTCGTTTTCGGTGCTCACCGTGTCCGGAGTACACGGATTTCTGCTCTTCCACGGGCTGATCGACATCTGGTCAGCCGTGCAGGTCACCGCCCTGATCGCGCTCTGCGGTCTGGTGGTGCTCCTCCTGATTCAGGTGCGGCGCACCGCGGTCCAGATCAGGCAGCTGCGCCGCGGCCTCGACCGGCAGGCGCGGGAGGTCACCGAGATCGCCGGGGAGAACCGGGCCGAGCTGTTCGGCCGGGCCGACGCTCTGGCCGAACAGCTGGGCACGGTGGCCGAGTCCGTGGCCGAACTGCGCGAGCAGAGCCGCGGCCGGGTGTCCGACGCTCAGGTGTTCGGGGG
This DNA window, taken from Nocardiopsis exhalans, encodes the following:
- a CDS encoding putative bifunctional diguanylate cyclase/phosphodiesterase, which gives rise to MGTRARRLWLFGLGALFLLYLLGTLIPAGESTLAASLGQWPTAVAAGVAGTSLLLASRRWARTGADRAAHVDGADGPAALRFLGLASLAWCLGGLTHAVTRTFSGASVLSLTLGDLFALAALPLFVIGFTRFAPWPGGLRTAVRHITDSYVCAAAVFAVVWILLFSPLYEELGEGAGFLGFALVYPVADIVVLCLLIPLVFMSPHSTRRAVLVAIGALIVIAASDMVGAVTRLTGPPVAGGIEQPVRFLGFALLGALPWLLEHRPGAAPRRITGRGLYRFAPEIAAVASVFVATVVLTAAALRLPGVAPVLPLAAGTAVLVLLLRVVGMLEETSTLARMVRNREGHFNELARNSGDVILVLDRDGGVFYMSPGTAEAFGYRLDDVLAAPVSTLIHPEDLSRTKAVTDLFTERSSQGVHLRLRVRAADGTWRHTSSTVSLYEQPGEPDRLLVTTSDISAQVALQDEVEHLTFHDGVTGLPNRAYLEERASDVLAHRAISDEPSGDVAVIFLDLDGFTAVNDSAGHVRGDHMLGQAARRLRGELGANATLARWGGDEFAVLVENVPKAQRVVDLAERLGRVIASEPFQVADRDIVLTASIGVAFADAATDSGELLRNADVAMTRAKERGAGHVEVYAAHMHDMVVSRLELQIRLREALAGGEFYLEYQPVVDLGTSQVTAVEALVRWDRDGEEVGPGAFLGAAEESGLIVPLGEWILREACEKVAVWRLSDWDIGLSVNLSVKQVLSPRFVRTVEGVLAETGLPAEVLTLEVDEEVLLDDQGDAVARLGELRELGVRLAIDDYGMGYASLAHLRELSVDAIKIDPSFIADLGRDDTVTLLTHTIIQLGRDLGVQVVAEGIERPEQLEQLRVMGCDHGQGFLVARPMPASGVESLVGGEAGANL
- the serA gene encoding phosphoglycerate dehydrogenase; its protein translation is MTKPVVLVAEKLSPAGIALLEEDFEVRHVDGADRSQLLPALADVDALIVRSATQFDAEAVAAANRLQVVARAGVGLDNVDVDAATKAGVLVVNAPTSNIISAAEQAINLLLASARNTAPAHNALINGEWKRSKYTGVELYEKVVGVVGLGRIGALVAQRLLAFGTKVIAYDPFVQPARAAQIGVEMTTLDDLLERSDFITIHLPKNKDTVGLIGDEALSKVKPSVRVINAARGGILDEDALYRALKDGRVAGAGIDVFAKEPTTDSPLFEFENVVVAPHLGASTAEAQEKAGTQVARSVKLALSGEFVPDAVNVQGTGVAEEIKPGLPLTEKLGRVFTSLAGALAARIDVEVRGEIAQHDVKVLELAALKGVFTDVVEDTVTFVNAPLLAKERGVEVNLVTSDDSTDWRNLISVRGVLADGTRVSVSGTLTGPRQFEKLVEINNYSMEIGLDEHMVFLSYEDRPGIVGKVGALLGDAQVNIAGMQVIRDQEGGKALIALTVDSAVPDEILASISAEIESDIARQIDLED
- a CDS encoding flavin monoamine oxidase family protein, translated to MDQARVVVVGAGLAGLSAAEELRARGAGPVVVLEGARSPGGRADAMPRAELEGLSPAPMFIRADERELLELAGKLDVPVERLAHRQDLEDLRVGEDGEVSASRDNLPLSLPWWSRFGGEWLLDRFGRLGEGVDFGSPWLSAKAGHLDAQTAYSWLREYAPDSEVLDLLEEHLTLEAGLPTGRVSLLWLIAHVGRDPAADEEGLGLDARLLVRRLAALADVRVGHHVDLVEQDESGVRVHGDWGTCAAERVVLALSPADADRVEFVPRLSERRRSMQRQWPRAGVVQTELVYWRPFWRNFGRSGQVFFDDGIPAWSIDHSPSDSSHGRLLTHTYTFGEYAPLGADQVSVEDRARHRGLLLENVARALGPLGAKPLAVAQSVSDDGAYSGFYRSPMPPGFLTEYGPVLRSPVGRIHWAGTETAGFPENGDLSGALASGRRAAAEVAAELGS
- the ilvN gene encoding acetolactate synthase small subunit gives rise to the protein MSRHTLSVLVEDTPGILARASALFSRRGFNIDSLSVSTTEYTGLSRMTIVVNCDLHPLEQVTKQLNKLINVVKIVEMDTTASVQRELLLVKVKADASSRTHVLQTAELFRAHVVDVSPDVVVIEATGDPEKLDALVKNLEPFGIRELVKSGLVALGRGPRSITDRSLRAVDRSVSA
- the ilvC gene encoding ketol-acid reductoisomerase; the encoded protein is MAAQMYYDDAADLALIQSKKVAVIGYGSQGHAHALSLRDSGVDVRIGLAEGSKSRAKAEDEGLRVLTPAEATREADVVMILVPDHIHRDLYAQEIAPNLEAGNALFFGHGFSIRYGFIKAPEGVDVAMVAPKGPGHLVRRQYEAGRGVPCLVAVEKDASGQAWDLALSWAKGIGGTKAGVIKTTFTEETETDLFGEQAVLCGGTEELVKAGFATLVEAGYQPEIAYFECLHELKLIVDLMYEGGISKMNWSVSDNAEYGGYTRGPRLITEQTREEMRKILGEIQDGSYAKELMDEFDNGQPTFTKRREAEQGEQIEKVGAELRPLMSWLKA
- a CDS encoding acetolactate synthase large subunit, with product MTEQMTGAQSLIRSLEHVGVDTVFGIPGGAILPAYDPLYDSAKVRHILMRHEQGAGHAAEGYAYATGRPGVCMATSGPGATNLVTPLADAHMDSVPMVAITGQVASPMIGTDAFQEADICGITMPITKHNFLVKDVRDIPRTIAEAFHIASSGRPGPVLVDISKDALQNNADFVWPERLDLPGYRPVTKPHGKQVREAARMIADAKRPVLYVGGGVLRAGAAAELRVLAELTGVPVVTTLMARGVFPDSHPLYVGMPGMHGDVAAVGSLQQADLIVALGARFDDRVTGRLDSFAPDAKIVHADIDPAEISKNRHADVPIVGDCREVLADLVVAVRADQEKGRQGDYGAWWDKLNKLRTTYPKGFDAPDDGTLSPQAVIQRLGQVVGPEATYVAGVGQHQMWAAQFIDYERPGAFVNSGGLGTMGFSVPAALGAKVGDPDRVVWSVDGDGCFQMTNQELATCAIEGIPIKVAVVNNGNLGMVRQWQTLFYEGRYSNTDLQTSPLDEKVRIPDFVRLSEAYGCVGLRCERPEDIDATIEKAMSINDRPVVVDFTVNHDAMVWPMVGPGVSNDNIQYARDMAPNWEHQD